The Eikenella corrodens genome segment AATTTCGGCTCGTCCGGCTCGACCATGCGCACGGTCGCGTCGCGCGGTTTCGGCGCGGGCGCCCAGTCAATCAATGAATTGAGGATTTCCTGAATGCCGAAGTTGTTAATCGCCGAGCCGAAGAACACGGGCGTGAGCTCGCCGGCGAGAAATTCGTCGAGATTAAATTCGTTAGATGCCGCCTGCACCAATTCGATTTCGTCGCGCAACTGCTGGATTTCCAGCGGAAAGCGTTGTTCCAATTCGGGATTATTGATGCCTTTGATGATGTCGAACTCGTGCGGCAAACGTTCGCCGCCCGCGTCGAAGAGATAGATTTCGTCGTTCAGGATGTGGTACACGCCTTTGAAGTTTTTGCCCATGCCGATGGGCCAAGTAACGGGCGCGCAGCGGATTTTTAAAATATTTTCTACTTCGTCCAGCAATTCCAAAGAGTCGCGCACTTCGCGGTCGTATTTGTTCATGAACGTCACAATCGGCGTATTGCGCAGGCGGCAGACGTTCAAGAGTTTGATGGTTTGCGCTTCCACTCCTTTTGCCGCGTCAATGACCATCAACGCGCTGTCCACGGCGGTCAAAACGCGGTAGGTGTCTTCGGAGAAGTCTTGGTGTCCCGGCGTGTCCAAGAGGTTGACGGTGTGGTCTTTGTAGTCGAACTGCATCACGCTTGATGCCACGGAAATGCCGCGCTGCTTCTCGATTTCCATCCAGTCGGAGGTGGCGAATTTGCCGGTTTTCTTGCCTTTTACCGTACCCGCGCTTTGAATCGCACCTGAAAACAGCAAGAGTTTTTCGGTCAGCGTGGTTTTACCCGCGTCGGGGTGGGAGATGATGGCAAACGTGCGGCGGCGGCGCACTTGGTCTGGAATATTAGACATGGCGGAAAATCCGAATTGAAAATGGCGTATTTTAACATATTGCGGCGTAGGGAAAGGCTACCGGAAAATATGGACAGCAACGAAGTTAAAAATCTATCCGCCCGATTTTTCAGGTAGCCTTCCCCTTGTATAATGCCGCCTTTGTTTATTTTCCCGCCTTCTTGCCATGTCCGACCTATTCGCCCCCGCCGCGCTTTCTGTTTCCGAGCTCAACCATTTGGCCAAAAACCTGCTGGAAGACCAGCTTGCCGGGTTGTGGGTGGGTGGAGAGGTGTCGAATTTGGTGAAGGCGGCGAGCGGGCACTATTATTTTGTTTTAAAAGACCAACGCGCCCAGGTGCGCTGCACTTTGTTTAAGCATGCCGCCCGTTCGCTGGCCGCGCTGCTGCGCGAGGGCGAGGAAGTGGAGGTGTTGGGCAAAATCACGCTGTATGAGGCGCGCGGGGAATTTCAGATTAACGTGCAGGAAGTGCGGCGCAAGGGGCTGGGGCAGCTGTTTGAGGCTTATGAGCGGCTGAAGCAGCGTCTTCAGGCGGAAGGCTTGTTCGATGCAGCACGCAAACGGCCTCTGCCTGCCGCGCCGCAGTGCATCGGCGTGGTCACCAGCCTAGCAGCGGCGGCATTGCGCGATGTGGTCACCACGTTGCGGCGGCGTGCGCCGGATGTGCGCGTGGTGGTATATCCCACAGCGGTGCAGGGCGCGGGCAGCGAGTTTCAGGTAGCCTCGGCTATTGCAGCGGCGGCGGAACACGCGCAGGCGGATGTGCTGATTGTGTGCCGTGGCGGGGGCAGCATTGAGGATTTGTGGGCGTTTAACGAAGAAGCGGCGGTGCGCGCGGTGGCGGCATCGCCGCTTCCGGTGGTAAGCGGGGTGGGGCACGA includes the following:
- a CDS encoding peptide chain release factor 3: MSNIPDQVRRRRTFAIISHPDAGKTTLTEKLLLFSGAIQSAGTVKGKKTGKFATSDWMEIEKQRGISVASSVMQFDYKDHTVNLLDTPGHQDFSEDTYRVLTAVDSALMVIDAAKGVEAQTIKLLNVCRLRNTPIVTFMNKYDREVRDSLELLDEVENILKIRCAPVTWPIGMGKNFKGVYHILNDEIYLFDAGGERLPHEFDIIKGINNPELEQRFPLEIQQLRDEIELVQAASNEFNLDEFLAGELTPVFFGSAINNFGIQEILNSLIDWAPAPKPRDATVRMVEPDEPKFSGFIFKIQANMDPKHRDRIAFLRVCSGKFERGMKMKHLRINREIAASSVVTFMSHDRELVEEAYAGDIIGIPNHGNIQIGDSFSEGEQLAFTGIPFFAPELFRSVRIKNPLKIKQLQKGLQQLGEEGAVQVFKPMSGADLILGAVGVLQFEVVTSRLANEYGVEAVFDSASIWSARWVSCEDKKKLAEFEKANAGNLAVDAGGNLAYLAPNRVNLNLTQERWPDIVFHETREHAAKLS
- the xseA gene encoding exodeoxyribonuclease VII large subunit, yielding MSDLFAPAALSVSELNHLAKNLLEDQLAGLWVGGEVSNLVKAASGHYYFVLKDQRAQVRCTLFKHAARSLAALLREGEEVEVLGKITLYEARGEFQINVQEVRRKGLGQLFEAYERLKQRLQAEGLFDAARKRPLPAAPQCIGVVTSLAAAALRDVVTTLRRRAPDVRVVVYPTAVQGAGSEFQVASAIAAAAEHAQADVLIVCRGGGSIEDLWAFNEEAAVRAVAASPLPVVSGVGHETDFTLTDFAADVRAPTPTAAAELASPNRAEQLDKMCRLHSHMRHTLQRRCTDAAQRLDWHAAQLRHPRQKWQEQQTGLLRSRQMLADHMLRHLHRKQEQLAYLAELCRRSRPQVQTATRQLHTQAAQLNRHMAALLAQKQAQCQKQAGILDALSPQHTLSRGYSVITDRTGKVVRDAGRLHSGQVLQLHFETGTAKAQVLPQRTGQQDLFD